The nucleotide sequence GGCGTGTGGCACCGAATGCCAAGGAGCGGAGGATTCTCGCGAAGTCGGGAGCCTTGAACGATCTCCCGGAACTCGGGCACCGCCGCAAGGCGATGTGGCAGGTCGAGTTGCCGCTTTTCGAGGATCTGTTAGATCCTGTCGGCCGGAAAACCGGGGAGGGGAGCGAGGTGCTGGCTCCCATGAGCATGCCCGAGAGGCTCGCATCGGACCTGGCGATCCAGGGAGCCTCCACCGGCCCGCATCCCATGAAGCTATGGCGGCGGAGCCACACGGAGCTGAAGCTGGCGAATGCTGCGGAACTCCAGACCCTGCCACACGGCATGCCCGTGAGGGTGGGCGGGCTGGTGATCTGCCGTCAGCGTCCGGGCACGGCGAAGGGGCACTGCTTCATCTCCCTGGAAGACGAGACCGGCATCTCGAATCTCTTCGTCAAGAAGGAGACCTTCCAGCGGTTGCGATTGGTCATCGTCAGCGAATCCTTCCTGATGGCAGCCGGGCGGGTGCAGATCTCGGAAGGCGGGCAAAGGACGGTCTATGTCGAAGACGTCCTACCCCTGCCCGGCGCGGAGCCCCACCACGCCGCGGAGTCGCACGACTTCCACTGAAGATGCGTTCTCGCCCGTCAATAATTGCCTCTCCGGTGATTTTTCAAGTGCGGGGGACCCGGGGGCGGATTATCCCGTGCGCATGCTTCTCGGCGTCAATATCGACCACGTGGCCACGCTGCGGCAGGCGCGCTATGCCTTGCTCCCGGACTCGCCGAATGCCGAGCCGTCGCCCTTGCAGGCGGCGCTCGATGCCCGGGAGGGTGGGGCGGACTCGATCACCATCCATGTCCGCGCCGACCGCCGGCACATGCAGGATCGCGATGCCTTCGAGGTCCGCAAGGGCTGCCCGCTGCCGGTGAACCTGGAAATGGGCGTGACCGCCGAGATGACGAAGCTCGCCCTGGATCTCAAGCCGGAGTTCGCGTGCCTGGTGCCCGAGACCCGCGAGGAGGTGACCACGGAGGGCGGCCTCGATGTCGCCGGGCGTCTCACCGAGGTGAAGGCCTGCGTGAAGATCCTTCAGGACCACGGCATCCGCGTGTCGCTCTTCATTGATCCGGATCTCCATCAGATCGAGGCAGCCTCGCAATGCGGTGCGGAGATGATCGAACTGCACACCGGTTGCTTCGCCAATGCTATCGACGCTGAACTGGAGCGCGAGATCAGCCGCCTGATCGAGAGTGCGAAGGCCGGTCACGCCGCGGGCATCCAGGTGAATGCGGGGCACGGCATCAATTACACGAATATCTTCCGCCTCTTCGCGGTGCCTCACCTCACCGAGTTGAATATCGGGCACACCATCGTCTCGCGCGCGATGCGCGTCGGCTTCGCGACGGCCGTGCGGGAAATGAAAGAACTCATGGCGGGATACCCGGAAGCATGAAGCTCTTTGGCATCGGCATCGACGTGGTGGAGGTCGAGCGCATCGAGTCCTCGATGGCGGAATTCGGCGAGCGCTTTGCCATCAAGATTTTCACCGAGGGCGAGCGTGCCTACTGTAGTTCGCAGAAGCGCCCGGCGATCCATTACGCGGCCCGCTTTGCTGCGAAGGAAGCCGTGGCGAAGGCCTTCGGCACCGGCATCGGCAAGGACCTCGGCTGGCTCGACATGGAAATCGTCCGGAAGGACAGCGGTGAACCGGAACTTGTTCTGAGCGGTGTGGGGATGGCCTATGCCAAGCAGAAGGGTATCGCCGAGGTGAAGATCAGCCTGACCCACGCCCAGCACTACGCCGCAGCGAATGCGGTGGCACTCGGCGAGTGAGTGACCGGCCCGCTCAGAGCGCGCGCAGCATTTCCAGGGCTTCGTGGAGCTTCTGCTTCGTGTCCGTGGAGGTGAGGCGCGGGAAGCGGCGGCCTTCCAGCATGATGTAGTCGCCACCGCGCTGGAGCATCAGGCGCTGGCCCTTGATCTCCACGGAGGCCACGCCCTTGCCAGCGGCGACGAGGCGGATGCGTCCGACGGTGATCAGGTTTTCGGCGGGCTCCGGGAGTCGTCCGAAGCGGTCCCGCCAGCGTGATTCCATCTGGTCGAGGTCCTTCTCCACCATGCTCTCCGCGAGCTCGCGGTAGGCGCTCACGCGGAGCTGGGTTTCATCCAGCCAGCCGCTCGGCAGATACGCGGGCAACAGCGGCCCGTCCCCGGATCCGCGGGCAAATTCCGCTTCGGAGAATGCCACGAAGTCGCTGCGGAAGGTCGCTTCCACGCGGGCCTTCGGCGTCTTGCCCTGCAGGCGGTCCACCGATTGGCGGAGGAGTTGGCAGTAGAGATCGAAGCCCACCGCCGCGATGTGGCCGCTTTGCTTCGTGCCTAACAGATTGCCCGCTCCCCGGATCTCGAGGTCGCGCATGGCGATCTTGAAGCCGGAGCCGAGGGCGGTGTATTGCTTGATGGCGTGGATGCGTTTCCGCGCGTCGCCCGCGGTGATGAAGTCTCGCGGCAGCAGGAGGATGGCGTAGGCTTTTTCACCTGCACGGCCCACGCGGCCGCGGAGCTGGTAGAGATCCGCGAGGCCGAAGCGGTCGGCGCGATCGATCAGGATCGTGTTCGCATTCGGGATATCGATGCCGGTCTCGATGATGGTGGTCGCGAGCAGGATGTCGGCTTCGCCGTGGACGAAGTTCCGCATCACCACTTCCAGCTCGTCCTTATCCATCTGGCCGTGGCCGACGAGGATGCGGGCCTCGGGGACGAGTTCCTGGAGCTTCTTCCGCATCATCTCGATGCTCTTCACCCGGTTGTGCAGGAAGAAAACCTGCCCGCCGCGCTTCATTTCCCGCAGGATCGCATCGCGGATGATGCGCTCGTCATACTGCACCACGCTGGTGTGGACGGGCACGCGGTTCGGCGGCGGCGTATCGATGGTGGACATGTCGCGCGCGCCCATCAGCGCCATGTAGAGCGTGCGGGGGATGGGCGTGGCCGACAGCGTCATCACGTCGATGCTGCGGAAGAGTTCCTTGAACTTCTCCTTGTGCTTCACGCCGAAGCGCTGCTCCTCATCGACGATCGCGAGGCCGAGATTCTTGAAATGCACGTCCCCGGAAATGAGGCGGTGCGTGCCGATGACGATGTCCACCGAGCCATCCGAGAGACCTTGGATCGTCTGCCTCACCTGCGCCGGCGTGCGGAAGCGATTCAGTAGGTCAACGCGGATCGGATAGTCGCTCATGCGCTCGCGGAAGGTCCGCCAGTGCTGCTCGGCGAGCACGGTGGTGGGCACCAGCAGCGCCACCTGCATGCCACCGGTAGCTGCCTTGAATGCCGCGCGGATCGCCACCTCGGTCTTGCCGAAGCCGACGTCTCCGCAGATCAGTCGATCCATCGGCTTGGCCGATTCCATGTCGCGCTTCGATTGCTCGATCGCGCGGCGCTGGTCGGGCGTCTCGGTGTAGTGGAAGGAGTTTTCGAATTCCCACATCCACCGCGAGTCGGGCGGGTGAGGGGTGCCGGGCTCGGCCTGCCGCTCCGCCTGGATGCGCAAGAGCTGGGCGGCGTAGTCGAGGATGGATTTCTCGGCGCTCTTGCGGATGTTTTTCCATGCCGCTCCGCCGAGCTTGTTCAGCTCCGGGGTCTTGCCACCGAGGCCGACGTATTTCGCGACGAGGTGTGCCTGATCGATGGGGACGGAAAGCAGGCCGCCATCCTTGTACTCGATGCTGATCTCCTCGCCGCTCTCACCGGGAGCGATGCCGCGGAAGCGCCCGATGCCGTATTCGTAGTGAACGACCAGATCGCCCTCCTCGATGTCATCGAGCGAGGCGCGGGCCGTCAGGATGCGTTTCGTCTCCTGACGGCTGCGCTTGATCGTGCCAGGAGTGCGGTAGCGGCCGAAGAGCTCGCTGGAAGAAAGCACCGCCATCCGCACGGACTGCACGGTGAAGCCCTGGATCAGCTCGCCACGCAGGCGGATGACGTGGGCCACGGCCTCATGTCCTGCCAGCTCCAGGAAGCGGTCTTCCTCGCCCTTGTTAGAGAAAACCATCCCGACCCGCCAGCCGAGCGCGCGCCACTCATCGATCTGGTCGAAGAATCGCTGGCGACGGCTTTGCTCCAGCACGAAGTCTCCCGCCTCGAAGGTGCCGAGCGGGCTGCCGTAGCATGCGATGGAGAAATCTTCCTCGCCGCAGCCTTCCGGGGCACCCGAGATGATCCTCACCCCGGCCTCGACATCGGCATCCTCGAAGGCGATCCGGACGTCGCCCTTTCTAACATAATCCGCGACCGTTGCCTCGAGTTCAGGCTCCGCGAGCAGCAGTTCGGCCTGTGGCAGTTTTCCGATCGAAGCCTGTGTATCGACATCGAACTCCCGCAGGGAATCCACCTCGTCGCCGAAGAATTCGATGCGCAGCGGTCGGCCACCTTGCCATGGGAAAACATCGAGGATGCCGCCGCGGACCGCGAATTGCCCGCGCCCTTGCACGGTGGTCACGCGGTCGTAGCCGTGAGCGGAAAGCTTCGCCGCGAGATCCAGCGGATCCGCCCCGGCACCCTGCTTCACCACGATGCGGCTGCCCGCCAGTTCGGTGGGTGAGGGGGCTCCTTGGGAAAATGCCTCCGCGCCACAGAGAATGACGAAAGCGTCGCGCTGTGATGCCGTATCCAGCACTTCGAGCCGCAGTGCCGCCGACTCGGGATCGGAGAGCTGCCCGCCCTCAAGCTCCACCGGCATCTCGGGAAGGTCCGCCGCATCGATGCCCCACATCTCCAGTTCCGCGGCCAGTCGCTCCCGCTGCCGGGGCGCATCGCAGACCAGCCACAGCCGCTTCTTCCCGGACGTCGTCAGGTGCTTGCAGATGACGGCGGCGAGCCATGCGTGGGCGGCCTCGTCGATGTGGTCGAACACGACGATTCCCTCGCCCGAGACCGCATGGGTCAGGCGCTGCGCGAAATCCGGCTGCTCGATCGCCCGCTGCAGCCAGTCATCCTGGTCGTCCGCCTTGCGGGGCACGCGTTCTCCGTAGCCTGCATTTGCCGCGGGCCAAGCCCGAAACCGCGGATTTTCAACACATGTGTCATTTTCGACACGGAAATCCACGCAAGTGCCATCCGGGGGACATGCTACACCCACGGTGAGGATTGTTTGAAACTCCTGACTATCCATCCATGAGAATCGATATCGTCACCGATACCTTTGCCCCGGACGTGAATGGCGTGGCCATGACCCTTGGTCGGCTTTGCGATGGCCTGCGCCGCCGCGGCCACCTCGTCCATGTCATCCGCACCGGCGAGGGCGGGGGACGCGGCGAAACCATCGCCCCCTCGGTATCACTCCCCGGCTACAAGGAAGTGCGAGTCGGCCTGCCCGGCTCCTTCAAGCTCCGCAAGCGCTGGATGAAGCGCCGCCCGGATGCGATCTACGTGGCAACGGAAAGCCCGCTCGGCATCTCAGCGATCAAGACGGCGAATGCCCTGGAGATCCCGGTGGCCACGGGATTCCACACGAATTTCCACCAATACATGGAGCAGTATCGCCTCGGGGGCCTCCAGCCCGCGGCGATGGCCTATCTCAAGAAAGTCCACAGCCGCGCGAATCTCACCATGGCACCTACCCGCGATGTGGTGGACATGCTACTGCGCGAGGGATTCCAGAATGTCCGCCTGCTCGGCCGCGGCGTGGATACCGAGCTTTTTCATCCTGCCAAGCGCGACGCCGAACTGCGCGCCTCATGGGGCGCACGCGATGGCTCGCCGGTCGCGATCATCGTGGGCCGCGTGGCCGCGGAGAAGAATCTGGCGTTTGCCATGGAGTGCTTCCGGAAGATGCGCGAGCGCATGCCGGACCTCGCCTGCGTGGTCGTGGGCGACGGGCCGATCCGTGAGAAGCTCCAGGCGGAGCACACCTTCGTTCACTTCGCCGGGGTGCAGACCGGCGAGAATCTCGCCCGCCACTATGCCTCGGCGGACATCCTGCTTTTCCCAAGCGAGACGGAGACCTTTGGCAATGTCCTCCTCGAAGGAATGGCAAGCGGACTGGTAACGGTGAGCCATGACTACGCTGCCTCCGGTCGCCACGTGATCCACGGCGGCAATGGCCTCAAGGCACCGAAGGGGGATCGCGAGGCGTACCTGGCCGAGTGCTTCACCGCGCTGGACCGCTGGCGTGACAGTGCCTTCCGCGACGAGGCGCGCGCAACCACCGACAGCCTCGGCTGGGATCAAGTGGTGGAGTCCTTCGAAAATCACCTGCAGGAAGCCTGCGAGGCCCGCGGCCCGGTGACGCTCACGCTGAAGGAAAAGAGCAAGCGCCCCAAGCGGAACTTCCGCACCATCTTCATCTCGGACGTCCACCTCGGCACCGAGGATGCGAAGGTCCACGAGGTGATCGATTTCCTGAAGCACACGCGCTGCGAGAAGCTGGTGCTGAATGGCGATATCATCGACGGCTGGGCCCTCAAGCGCGGTGCGAAGTGGCGCAAGCGCCACAGCCGCTTCATCCGCACGGTGCTGAAGAAGATGGAGAAGGACGACACCGAGGTCATCTACCTGCGCGGCAATCACGATGACATCCTCGACCGCTTCCTTCCGCTTGCCTTTGGCAAGATGCAGTTCGTGAAAGAGCACATCCACGTCGGCGTCGATGCGAAGCGCTACCTCGTGGTCCACGGCGATGGCTTCGACAGCGTCTCGACCAATCACAAGTGGGTCGCAGTGATCGGCGCGGTGGGCTACGACCTGCTGCTGAAGGTGAACCGCGTCTATAACAAGTATCGCGCTTGGCGCGGGAAGGAATACTACTCCGTCAGCAAGGCGATCAAAGCGAAGGTGAAGTCCGCCGTGAGCTTCGTCGGCGAATACGAGCAGCAGCTCCAGGAACTGGCCCGGACGAAGAACTGCGACGGCATCATTTGCGGGCACATCCACACGCCCGAGGACAAGCAGGTCGGCGAGATCCGCTATCTGAATTCCGGAGACTGGGTGGAAAGCCTGACCGCCATCGTGGAGCACCACGACGGACGCCTCGAACTCATCCGCCACGCCGAATTCATGGCCGAGCTTGCCTCGGAAGTCCGGCCCGCCCGCGGGGCAGCCGCCAATGTCATCGAGATGGAGCTTTCGGCCTGAATCCAGCCGCCAGCCGACTGCGTGCTTGTCGCGTCTACGGGTGACCTGTAGCAAACTCCACTGATGGAGTTGTCGCCTGCTACCCGGTTTTCGTTTTACCACCGCCTGCTCCTGGCGGTGGTGTCCGGCGGGCTCTATGCCCTGGCGTATCCGCCGCTCGGGTGGAGGTGGCTGGTGGTGCCGGGATTGGTCGGCTTGCTGGTTGCCCTCCACGATCAGAAGGGATCGCGGGCACGGGTGCTGGGCCTGCTTCACGGCATGATGGTCTTCGCCGTCGGCTTGTCGTGGCTCTATCAGCTCTTTTCCCTTTATGCGATCGTCCTGTGGATCATTCTCGCGGTCTTCACCGCGGCATTTGCGCATTTCCAGGGCCTCGCCACGGCTCGTGGCTTGAAAGGATGGCACCTTGCCGTCTTCACCGCATTCAATTGGGGCGGCTGGGAGTTCATCCGTTCGGAGCTCTTTCCGCTCAAGTTCCCATGGTTCAGCGCGGGCCTGTCCATCGGGCCGAATGCCCTGCTGCCATGGATCGGCGTCTATGGGGTGGGGGTGATCGTCATCCTCGCGGCAGCGCTTCTTTCGCGGAAGCATTGGAAAGGCGCGGCATCCGTGTTCGCACTTCTGCTCGCGGCGTGCTTGCTTCCCTCGCGGCATCAGACACCCGGCGCGGAAGATCCCGCCGCAGTGAAGGTCGGCGGTGTGCAGTTGGAAAACGTCACGATCCATGACTTCATCCCGGCAACGGAATCACTCCCTGGGGACGTACGTTTCGTGGCGTGGCCGGAATACGCGCTGCCCTATGACGTGCAGGCCTACCCGCCGGACTGGAAGCTCCTCCAGCAATTCTGCCGCGACCGCGACATCACCCTGACCCTCGGCACCCAGCGTCGCGAACCGGACGGCGTGACATGGCGGAATATCGCCCTGACCCTCGATCCCGACGGCCCGCGCGGTGAGCACACCAAGGCCCACCCGGTGCATTTCTTCGACGACGGGATCGCCGGGAAATCAGCCATGCCGATCGACACGCGCCATGGCAAGGTCGGCACGCCGGTGTGCTTTGATTGCGATTACGAGGGTGTGACCCGCCGCATGACCGCCGCGGGCGCTGAAATGTTTGTCGTCCCGGTGATGGATGCGAAAGCCTGGACTGCCCGCCAGCATGACCAGCATGCGGAATTGATGCGTATCCGGGCCTGCGAGAATGGCCGGTGGATGTTCATCTGCGCGACTTCCGGGGTCTCCCAGGTCATCGACCCGCATGGCCACATCCACGGACGCCTTGGCGCGATGGAGGAGGGGACCCTCACCGGCACGCTGCGCAGGGAGTCGGGGCTCACCTTCTACACCCGCCTCGGCTGGCTGACCCCGTGGATCGTCCTCGGCATCGCCGCCGTTTCCTGGATTTCGCTGATCTGGACAAAGCGCCGCGGCAAGGTCGCGGAGACTGCACCCGCCTGACCAGAATTCAGCCGGGTGAAGGAAGCTGTCACCCATCCCCATTCCCGCACTGGACGGCCACCGGGCGGGATGTCATGTAGCGGGCATGTCCGACGTGCTCTTGATCCGCCAGGTCCGTGTGGTTTCCGAAGATTCGCCCGCCTTTGTCGAAGCCGACGTGCGGGTGGAAAAGGGGATCATCACCGCCGTGGCGGCAGGACTCCCCGTGCCGGAGGGTGCCAGGGTCATCGAGGGCAAGGGCCGCCTGCTGATGCCGGCGATGTTTGACGCCCACGTGCATTTCCGCGAGCCGGGGTTCGAGGCGAAGGAAGATATCGCCAGCGGCACCGAGGCCGCGATCAATGGCGGCATCACCGGCGTGGTGATGATGCCGAATACCTCGCCCGCCATCGACTCGGCCGCAGTGGTAAAGATGCTCTACGACAAGGCAAAGGCCGTCTCCCGCATCCCGGTCTACACCTCCGGCTGCATCACGAAGGGCCGCCAGGGGAAGGAACTCGCCGCCATCGATGGCATGCGCGCGCTCGGCGTGAAGATGCTCACC is from Luteolibacter flavescens and encodes:
- a CDS encoding apolipoprotein N-acyltransferase, which codes for MELSPATRFSFYHRLLLAVVSGGLYALAYPPLGWRWLVVPGLVGLLVALHDQKGSRARVLGLLHGMMVFAVGLSWLYQLFSLYAIVLWIILAVFTAAFAHFQGLATARGLKGWHLAVFTAFNWGGWEFIRSELFPLKFPWFSAGLSIGPNALLPWIGVYGVGVIVILAAALLSRKHWKGAASVFALLLAACLLPSRHQTPGAEDPAAVKVGGVQLENVTIHDFIPATESLPGDVRFVAWPEYALPYDVQAYPPDWKLLQQFCRDRDITLTLGTQRREPDGVTWRNIALTLDPDGPRGEHTKAHPVHFFDDGIAGKSAMPIDTRHGKVGTPVCFDCDYEGVTRRMTAAGAEMFVVPVMDAKAWTARQHDQHAELMRIRACENGRWMFICATSGVSQVIDPHGHIHGRLGAMEEGTLTGTLRRESGLTFYTRLGWLTPWIVLGIAAVSWISLIWTKRRGKVAETAPA
- the acpS gene encoding holo-ACP synthase, which translates into the protein MKLFGIGIDVVEVERIESSMAEFGERFAIKIFTEGERAYCSSQKRPAIHYAARFAAKEAVAKAFGTGIGKDLGWLDMEIVRKDSGEPELVLSGVGMAYAKQKGIAEVKISLTHAQHYAAANAVALGE
- a CDS encoding pyridoxine 5'-phosphate synthase yields the protein MLLGVNIDHVATLRQARYALLPDSPNAEPSPLQAALDAREGGADSITIHVRADRRHMQDRDAFEVRKGCPLPVNLEMGVTAEMTKLALDLKPEFACLVPETREEVTTEGGLDVAGRLTEVKACVKILQDHGIRVSLFIDPDLHQIEAASQCGAEMIELHTGCFANAIDAELEREISRLIESAKAGHAAGIQVNAGHGINYTNIFRLFAVPHLTELNIGHTIVSRAMRVGFATAVREMKELMAGYPEA
- the mfd gene encoding transcription-repair coupling factor gives rise to the protein MPRKADDQDDWLQRAIEQPDFAQRLTHAVSGEGIVVFDHIDEAAHAWLAAVICKHLTTSGKKRLWLVCDAPRQRERLAAELEMWGIDAADLPEMPVELEGGQLSDPESAALRLEVLDTASQRDAFVILCGAEAFSQGAPSPTELAGSRIVVKQGAGADPLDLAAKLSAHGYDRVTTVQGRGQFAVRGGILDVFPWQGGRPLRIEFFGDEVDSLREFDVDTQASIGKLPQAELLLAEPELEATVADYVRKGDVRIAFEDADVEAGVRIISGAPEGCGEEDFSIACYGSPLGTFEAGDFVLEQSRRQRFFDQIDEWRALGWRVGMVFSNKGEEDRFLELAGHEAVAHVIRLRGELIQGFTVQSVRMAVLSSSELFGRYRTPGTIKRSRQETKRILTARASLDDIEEGDLVVHYEYGIGRFRGIAPGESGEEISIEYKDGGLLSVPIDQAHLVAKYVGLGGKTPELNKLGGAAWKNIRKSAEKSILDYAAQLLRIQAERQAEPGTPHPPDSRWMWEFENSFHYTETPDQRRAIEQSKRDMESAKPMDRLICGDVGFGKTEVAIRAAFKAATGGMQVALLVPTTVLAEQHWRTFRERMSDYPIRVDLLNRFRTPAQVRQTIQGLSDGSVDIVIGTHRLISGDVHFKNLGLAIVDEEQRFGVKHKEKFKELFRSIDVMTLSATPIPRTLYMALMGARDMSTIDTPPPNRVPVHTSVVQYDERIIRDAILREMKRGGQVFFLHNRVKSIEMMRKKLQELVPEARILVGHGQMDKDELEVVMRNFVHGEADILLATTIIETGIDIPNANTILIDRADRFGLADLYQLRGRVGRAGEKAYAILLLPRDFITAGDARKRIHAIKQYTALGSGFKIAMRDLEIRGAGNLLGTKQSGHIAAVGFDLYCQLLRQSVDRLQGKTPKARVEATFRSDFVAFSEAEFARGSGDGPLLPAYLPSGWLDETQLRVSAYRELAESMVEKDLDQMESRWRDRFGRLPEPAENLITVGRIRLVAAGKGVASVEIKGQRLMLQRGGDYIMLEGRRFPRLTSTDTKQKLHEALEMLRAL
- a CDS encoding glycosyltransferase — protein: MRIDIVTDTFAPDVNGVAMTLGRLCDGLRRRGHLVHVIRTGEGGGRGETIAPSVSLPGYKEVRVGLPGSFKLRKRWMKRRPDAIYVATESPLGISAIKTANALEIPVATGFHTNFHQYMEQYRLGGLQPAAMAYLKKVHSRANLTMAPTRDVVDMLLREGFQNVRLLGRGVDTELFHPAKRDAELRASWGARDGSPVAIIVGRVAAEKNLAFAMECFRKMRERMPDLACVVVGDGPIREKLQAEHTFVHFAGVQTGENLARHYASADILLFPSETETFGNVLLEGMASGLVTVSHDYAASGRHVIHGGNGLKAPKGDREAYLAECFTALDRWRDSAFRDEARATTDSLGWDQVVESFENHLQEACEARGPVTLTLKEKSKRPKRNFRTIFISDVHLGTEDAKVHEVIDFLKHTRCEKLVLNGDIIDGWALKRGAKWRKRHSRFIRTVLKKMEKDDTEVIYLRGNHDDILDRFLPLAFGKMQFVKEHIHVGVDAKRYLVVHGDGFDSVSTNHKWVAVIGAVGYDLLLKVNRVYNKYRAWRGKEYYSVSKAIKAKVKSAVSFVGEYEQQLQELARTKNCDGIICGHIHTPEDKQVGEIRYLNSGDWVESLTAIVEHHDGRLELIRHAEFMAELASEVRPARGAAANVIEMELSA